One Alteromonas sp. KC3 DNA segment encodes these proteins:
- a CDS encoding glycoside hydrolase family 16 protein, translating into MTKKATQLTRIAAALSVTTLFGCGGGSTTSTDINVVDPVEPVSDWQLVWADEFDGTSIDDDNWTHEVNCDGGGNNEAQCYTDSADNSYVSEGSLKIVALPAEEGAQKPYTSARLNTRYKADFKYGRIEMRAKMPSGQGSWPAFWMMPTDEVYGGWPRSGEIDIVEAVNLKAADIDGNPENHIYGTLHYGQEWPNNDSSGQAYSLPSGANPADDFHTYAIEWQEGEIRWYMDGYLYATQRRSEVRYNANGDATGLSHRGWYAEYYEQGTGELTTHWDNAPFDQEFHLILNLAVGGAWPEAVNETGIDAAAFADGQTYEIDYVRVYECASDPETGKGCETVRPGYDSLEDALVEGAAPIPTPPSTGIAQDLTIFDGTPNPNWPAWDCCGGTTPALVEDADEGQVYEFSIGEAPTVMGFISRAQFITDPEGEASPFDASPMEETGSVKFDLKVVSLPNNATTNWLFKIESSEGSTAAELPLMDGYVGPADVAGATPEQGVWESYEFPLSTLAAAGLDTSAIDVIMVFPAWDTGNGATYRMTNVEISQEGGASYPELVIFEDGQNPDWPMWDCCGGSTPTEEMDDEDHGLTAEFRIGADPTVMGFITRPAAGGGDTPFDATALTDGGLLQFEMRVVNAPSNPDASWLFKIESNDAATAVELPLAESVEGQAPVEGEWQTYTFTLSDLQARGLDVSAIDVIMVFPAWGTGEGAVYRLDNVKFFHPDSGEAPAGGITLFADTAADQWSIWDCCGGSTPTEEVDDADHGTVAEFRIGGTPTVMGFLADEGTSYDASALLSTGVVRFEMKVSAMPNDASAPWLFKIESIGASTAVELAMSASVEGADPVEGEWQTYTFPLQTLYDAGLDISAINVIMMFPAWGQGEGAVYRVDNLEIAAQ; encoded by the coding sequence ATGACTAAAAAAGCAACTCAACTTACGCGGATAGCTGCCGCGTTATCAGTCACAACCCTATTTGGCTGCGGTGGTGGATCAACCACTTCCACCGATATCAACGTTGTCGACCCAGTAGAGCCAGTATCAGACTGGCAACTCGTGTGGGCTGATGAATTTGACGGTACCAGTATTGATGATGATAACTGGACACACGAAGTTAACTGCGACGGTGGCGGTAATAACGAAGCGCAATGTTATACCGACAGTGCAGATAACTCATATGTATCAGAAGGTAGCTTAAAAATTGTTGCCTTGCCAGCTGAGGAAGGTGCACAAAAACCTTATACGTCAGCACGCTTAAACACTCGCTACAAAGCAGATTTCAAATATGGCCGTATTGAAATGCGCGCTAAAATGCCATCAGGTCAAGGCAGCTGGCCAGCGTTCTGGATGATGCCTACTGATGAAGTATATGGCGGATGGCCTCGTTCTGGTGAAATCGACATTGTTGAGGCAGTTAACCTAAAAGCTGCTGATATCGATGGTAATCCAGAAAACCACATTTACGGTACGTTGCATTATGGTCAGGAATGGCCAAATAACGACAGTTCAGGACAAGCCTACTCATTGCCAAGCGGCGCGAACCCTGCCGACGATTTCCATACTTATGCTATTGAATGGCAAGAAGGTGAAATTCGCTGGTATATGGATGGCTATCTATATGCAACGCAACGTCGCTCAGAAGTTCGTTACAACGCCAATGGTGATGCAACCGGTTTATCGCATCGCGGTTGGTATGCTGAGTACTATGAGCAAGGTACTGGTGAGCTTACAACGCATTGGGACAATGCCCCTTTCGACCAAGAATTCCATTTAATTCTTAACTTAGCGGTTGGCGGTGCATGGCCGGAAGCGGTGAATGAAACTGGTATTGATGCTGCTGCTTTTGCAGACGGTCAGACTTATGAAATTGATTACGTTCGCGTATACGAATGTGCGTCTGATCCAGAAACTGGCAAAGGTTGTGAGACCGTTCGTCCTGGATACGATTCACTGGAAGATGCACTTGTAGAAGGCGCTGCTCCTATTCCTACGCCACCATCAACAGGTATTGCCCAAGACCTTACCATATTCGACGGCACACCGAACCCGAACTGGCCGGCATGGGATTGCTGTGGTGGCACAACGCCAGCACTTGTTGAAGACGCAGACGAAGGTCAAGTTTACGAATTCTCTATTGGCGAAGCGCCAACCGTAATGGGCTTTATTAGCCGCGCTCAATTCATTACCGATCCAGAAGGTGAAGCGTCACCGTTTGATGCATCGCCTATGGAAGAAACTGGTAGCGTTAAGTTCGACTTGAAAGTTGTTTCACTACCGAACAATGCAACAACTAACTGGTTGTTCAAAATTGAAAGTAGTGAAGGCTCTACTGCGGCTGAGCTGCCATTGATGGATGGTTATGTTGGCCCAGCAGACGTAGCCGGTGCAACACCAGAACAAGGTGTATGGGAGTCGTACGAGTTCCCACTGAGCACACTAGCAGCAGCGGGCTTGGATACAAGTGCAATTGACGTAATCATGGTATTTCCTGCGTGGGATACAGGTAACGGCGCAACGTATCGCATGACCAATGTTGAAATTTCACAAGAAGGCGGCGCTAGCTACCCAGAGCTTGTTATCTTTGAAGACGGTCAAAACCCAGACTGGCCAATGTGGGATTGCTGCGGTGGTTCTACACCAACAGAAGAAATGGATGACGAAGACCACGGTCTAACTGCTGAGTTTAGAATTGGCGCAGATCCTACAGTAATGGGCTTCATTACTCGTCCAGCAGCAGGTGGTGGCGATACACCGTTTGACGCAACGGCACTAACTGATGGCGGTCTACTACAATTTGAAATGCGTGTTGTTAATGCACCAAGCAACCCTGATGCTTCATGGTTATTTAAAATTGAATCTAATGACGCCGCGACAGCTGTTGAGCTTCCTCTTGCAGAAAGTGTTGAAGGTCAAGCACCTGTAGAGGGTGAGTGGCAGACTTACACATTCACGCTGTCAGATCTACAAGCACGTGGACTAGATGTAAGCGCGATTGACGTCATCATGGTATTCCCAGCTTGGGGTACAGGTGAAGGTGCAGTATACCGCCTAGACAACGTTAAGTTTTTCCACCCTGATAGCGGTGAAGCACCAGCGGGCGGCATTACGTTGTTTGCTGATACTGCCGCTGACCAATGGTCAATTTGGGATTGCTGTGGTGGTTCTACACCAACTGAAGAGGTCGACGATGCCGATCACGGTACAGTTGCCGAATTCCGTATCGGCGGTACGCCAACGGTAATGGGCTTCCTTGCTGATGAAGGTACTTCATATGATGCATCAGCACTGCTATCAACTGGCGTAGTTCGCTTTGAAATGAAAGTCAGCGCTATGCCAAATGATGCATCAGCACCGTGGTTATTCAAGATTGAGTCGATAGGCGCATCTACTGCGGTTGAGTTGGCTATGTCAGCCAGTGTGGAAGGTGCAGACCCTGTTGAAGGTGAATGGCAGACTTATACATTCCCACTTCAAACGCTATACGATGCAGGCTTAGACATCAGTGCTATCAACGTGATCATGATGTTCCCAGCTTGGGGACAGGGTGAAGGCGCAGTCTATCGTGTGGACAACCTTGAAATAGCAGCGCAGTAA
- a CDS encoding TonB-dependent receptor codes for MKRTTFKKTQLATSMALLMGSSLAFPTFAQEAETAEPSEGEVEVIQVSGIRGSMMRSMDLKRSSNGVVDAISAEELGKFPDTNLAEALQRITGVTISRNNGEGSQITVRGFGPEFNLVTLNGRQMPGTGFTRSFDLANLSSEGVNTLELQKTARAENPSGGLGATVNIITMKPLSQPGQNATISVKGIYDSSNEEGDDVTPEIAGVYSNTFADDMFGFGLSFSHQERDFQQQSANIQGWQLQENSALPELDAANVIDNRTNLTDVAFFPKDMNYGISDVQRERQNAQATFQFRPVDNFTATVDYTASRATTGTNSVGWGIWNNFGANINAYELDENGTAVYADISGDDGSFTASRNTTRVDARSLGVNLDWMVNDDWHFKLDYHDSYNKTDNGYDKGLGSAGQVILGSNQLESKVYDFRSGEIPQVFVNWNNGTNEILPSEIDSNFSQFIYSPGRSDIEQLQLDGTWYNSAFDIPLVKVDFGVARTEQALSGFTAWSGLRGGPGFNPSFTQIFPDSMFIRNDTSGFLDAFDGGGAGMNPGYYYTFNFDEAIARQLAFITADVVGEGNAYSIDPYFMGAPSVSNVEEITDSIYVQTEWDFEVGDYLVQINAGVRYEETEVPSSAEVRVPVQVNWVAASEWITQFEDDLQLQDFTGEYDVVLPMFDVKVDVTDDIVARFSWGKSITRAPIGLLQGGLSFSGSPKIGARTASAGNTSLLPFESSNIDLSLEWYYDDASYAAVGLFRKSVENYITTTGQDRQFEGLRDIYQGPRWNEAVSALEAAGEQATDSAIYDYFVQNGYADENGVVTPNADDPLITWRTTQPGNSSDSKTVEGIELAIQHTFGDTGFGFGANATLVDGDVEYDPYNLGEQDPLVGISDSANFQVFYEKEGLSVKVTYAWRSDYVVGIGQAQGSSDNPATQFDTFGQVDASINYDVNENLTVFLEGVNINDETERGYGRFEEQFLFARQYGPRYTLGARYTF; via the coding sequence ATGAAACGCACAACTTTTAAAAAGACCCAGCTTGCCACATCAATGGCTTTGTTGATGGGCTCATCCCTTGCATTTCCTACCTTTGCACAAGAAGCAGAAACAGCTGAACCGTCTGAAGGTGAAGTAGAAGTTATCCAGGTTAGCGGTATACGCGGTAGTATGATGCGCTCGATGGATCTTAAGCGCAGTTCTAATGGTGTTGTTGATGCTATCTCTGCAGAAGAACTGGGTAAGTTTCCAGACACCAACCTTGCAGAAGCACTGCAACGTATAACCGGTGTGACAATAAGCCGTAACAATGGTGAAGGTAGCCAAATCACTGTTCGTGGTTTTGGTCCAGAATTCAACCTAGTTACACTAAACGGCCGCCAAATGCCGGGTACAGGTTTCACCCGTTCATTTGATTTGGCCAACTTGTCTTCAGAAGGCGTGAACACGCTTGAGTTACAGAAGACAGCACGCGCTGAAAACCCCAGTGGTGGTCTAGGTGCGACAGTGAATATCATCACTATGAAGCCGCTTTCTCAACCTGGCCAAAATGCAACCATCTCTGTGAAAGGCATTTATGACTCGTCCAACGAAGAAGGCGACGATGTAACACCTGAAATTGCGGGTGTATACAGCAACACCTTTGCCGACGATATGTTTGGTTTTGGTTTGTCTTTCTCACATCAAGAGCGTGACTTCCAACAACAATCTGCAAATATTCAAGGCTGGCAGCTACAAGAAAATAGTGCGCTTCCAGAACTTGATGCGGCAAACGTTATTGATAATCGTACGAACCTTACCGATGTCGCTTTCTTCCCGAAAGATATGAACTATGGTATCAGCGACGTACAGCGTGAGCGTCAAAATGCGCAAGCGACATTCCAATTCCGTCCTGTAGATAACTTCACTGCGACCGTTGATTACACAGCATCACGTGCCACTACTGGTACTAACTCTGTGGGTTGGGGTATCTGGAACAACTTCGGTGCTAACATTAATGCTTATGAGCTAGATGAAAACGGCACTGCAGTTTATGCTGATATTAGTGGTGATGACGGTTCATTCACTGCAAGCCGCAACACAACACGCGTAGATGCTCGCTCATTAGGTGTAAACCTAGACTGGATGGTAAACGACGACTGGCACTTCAAGCTTGACTACCATGACTCGTATAACAAAACAGACAATGGTTATGACAAAGGTCTAGGCAGTGCTGGACAAGTTATTCTTGGCTCTAATCAGCTAGAATCAAAAGTGTACGACTTCCGTTCAGGCGAAATCCCACAAGTTTTCGTAAACTGGAACAACGGTACCAACGAAATTCTACCTAGCGAGATTGACTCAAACTTCAGTCAATTCATCTACTCGCCTGGTCGCTCTGATATTGAACAACTTCAACTTGATGGTACGTGGTACAACTCTGCGTTCGATATCCCGCTTGTTAAAGTCGACTTTGGAGTTGCACGCACTGAACAAGCGCTTAGCGGCTTTACTGCGTGGAGCGGTTTACGTGGTGGTCCGGGCTTTAACCCATCATTTACACAAATTTTCCCTGATAGCATGTTTATTCGCAACGACACCTCAGGCTTCTTAGATGCCTTTGACGGTGGCGGTGCAGGTATGAATCCAGGGTACTACTATACCTTCAACTTTGATGAAGCCATTGCCCGTCAGTTGGCGTTTATCACTGCTGACGTAGTAGGTGAAGGCAACGCTTACTCTATTGACCCATACTTTATGGGTGCACCGTCAGTCAGCAATGTTGAAGAGATCACAGACTCAATATACGTACAAACTGAGTGGGATTTCGAAGTAGGTGACTACCTTGTGCAAATTAATGCAGGTGTTCGCTACGAAGAAACCGAAGTACCAAGTTCTGCGGAAGTACGTGTACCAGTTCAGGTTAACTGGGTAGCGGCGTCTGAGTGGATCACGCAGTTTGAAGATGACTTGCAGTTACAAGACTTCACCGGTGAGTACGACGTTGTATTACCAATGTTCGACGTAAAAGTAGATGTAACCGACGACATCGTGGCGCGATTCTCGTGGGGTAAATCAATTACGCGTGCTCCGATTGGTCTACTGCAAGGCGGTCTATCGTTTAGCGGAAGCCCGAAAATTGGCGCGCGTACCGCATCAGCAGGCAACACAAGTCTATTGCCATTCGAGTCGAGCAACATAGACCTATCGTTAGAATGGTACTACGACGATGCAAGCTATGCGGCTGTAGGCTTATTCAGAAAGTCTGTTGAAAACTATATTACAACAACAGGCCAAGACAGGCAGTTCGAAGGACTACGTGATATCTATCAAGGTCCTCGCTGGAACGAAGCGGTAAGTGCGCTGGAAGCTGCCGGTGAACAAGCTACTGATAGCGCCATCTACGATTACTTTGTTCAAAATGGCTATGCCGATGAAAATGGTGTTGTGACGCCAAATGCTGATGATCCGCTAATTACGTGGCGTACCACTCAGCCTGGTAACTCAAGTGACTCTAAGACGGTTGAGGGTATCGAACTTGCTATTCAACATACGTTTGGCGACACCGGCTTCGGCTTTGGTGCAAACGCTACGCTTGTTGACGGTGATGTGGAGTACGACCCATATAACCTTGGTGAGCAAGATCCGCTAGTAGGTATCAGTGACTCGGCTAACTTCCAAGTTTTCTATGAAAAAGAGGGTCTGTCAGTAAAAGTTACCTATGCGTGGCGTTCAGACTATGTCGTTGGTATTGGTCAAGCGCAAGGTTCATCTGACAACCCTGCCACCCAATTTGATACGTTTGGCCAAGTTGACGCAAGCATCAACTATGACGTAAACGAAAACCTAACGGTATTCCTTGAAGGTGTGAACATCAACGATGAAACCGAACGTGGTTACGGCCGCTTTGAAGAGCAATTCTTGTTTGCTCGTCAATACGGACCTCGTTATACCTTAGGTGCCAGATATACCTTTTAA